The following coding sequences lie in one Maribacter forsetii DSM 18668 genomic window:
- the dcm gene encoding DNA (cytosine-5-)-methyltransferase, whose translation MKKLKVIELFAGVGGFRLGLEDTENYEVVWSNQFEPSTKAQHASKVYVARFGHENHRNEDISEVPTKDIPDGDILVGGFPCQDYSVAATSNNSKGLIGKKGVLWWSIHRILSEKKNPPKYLFLENVDRLLKSPSNQRGRDFAIMLKSLDDLGYAVEWRVINAADYGMPQRRRRIFFLGYHKSTPLYKQFKKAKAEDWIFEKGTIATAFPITSTSSKMISFNITDDLVTLSENFNLGEKLSPFQNTGVFIKGKAYTTKTTASYIGKRTVLADVLEKGIIPEEFYIPEEEHDKWYYLKGAKKETRTSKSGFAYHYNEGNMIFPDALDNASRTVITGEGGKSASRFKHVINTKKGLRRLTPVELERLNMFPDDHTLLEGISNTKRAFFMGNALVVGVVKRIGEVLSDKIKST comes from the coding sequence ATGAAGAAACTAAAGGTCATAGAACTTTTTGCTGGCGTTGGCGGATTTCGCTTAGGATTAGAGGATACCGAGAACTACGAAGTAGTTTGGAGTAATCAATTTGAGCCTAGTACGAAAGCACAACACGCCTCTAAAGTCTATGTAGCTAGATTTGGTCATGAAAACCATAGAAATGAAGACATTTCTGAAGTACCTACCAAAGACATACCAGATGGCGATATCTTAGTTGGTGGTTTTCCTTGTCAAGATTATTCAGTTGCCGCAACTTCTAATAACTCTAAAGGACTTATTGGTAAAAAGGGAGTTTTATGGTGGAGTATCCACAGAATACTATCGGAAAAGAAAAATCCGCCTAAATACTTATTTCTTGAAAATGTAGATCGGTTATTAAAATCTCCATCAAACCAAAGAGGTAGGGATTTTGCTATCATGCTTAAAAGTTTAGATGATTTAGGCTATGCCGTAGAATGGAGAGTTATTAACGCTGCAGATTATGGAATGCCACAAAGACGTAGACGTATTTTTTTCTTAGGATACCATAAATCTACACCCTTATACAAACAATTTAAAAAGGCCAAAGCCGAAGATTGGATTTTTGAAAAAGGAACTATAGCAACGGCTTTTCCAATAACAAGCACTTCTTCAAAAATGATTTCTTTTAATATTACTGATGACCTTGTTACACTATCTGAGAATTTTAATCTAGGCGAAAAATTATCTCCATTTCAAAATACCGGAGTATTCATTAAAGGAAAAGCATATACTACCAAAACTACGGCTAGTTATATTGGAAAAAGAACGGTTTTAGCCGATGTTCTTGAAAAAGGAATCATACCTGAAGAATTTTATATTCCTGAAGAGGAGCATGATAAGTGGTACTATCTAAAAGGTGCTAAAAAAGAAACTAGAACTTCTAAATCTGGTTTTGCCTATCATTATAATGAAGGTAACATGATTTTTCCTGATGCTCTAGATAATGCCTCTAGAACAGTTATTACAGGTGAAGGCGGTAAAAGTGCATCGCGCTTTAAACATGTTATCAACACCAAAAAAGGACTTCGTAGATTAACTCCCGTAGAACTGGAACGTTTAAATATGTTCCCCGATGATCATACTTTACTTGAAGGAATTTCTAATACCAAAAGAGCCTTTTTCATGGGTAATGCACTTGTAGTAGGTGTAGTCAAAAGAATAGGTGAAGTGCTTTCAGATAAAATTAAATCAACATAA
- a CDS encoding GNAT family N-acetyltransferase — protein sequence MLDIKVKSFKEFDIEELYNVLQLRSDIFVVEQDCVYLDIDGKDDKAIHVLGYKDDKVVAYTRIFKPGDYFDQASIGRVAVHKEYRKFGYGKIIMQASIKVVEEQFNINEIKISAQKYLTKFYTDLGFKSTGEEYLEDGIPHIAMIKR from the coding sequence ATGTTAGATATTAAGGTAAAAAGTTTTAAAGAATTTGATATTGAAGAACTATATAATGTGCTACAGTTACGTAGTGATATTTTTGTGGTAGAACAAGATTGTGTTTATTTAGATATAGATGGTAAAGATGATAAAGCCATTCACGTACTAGGATATAAAGATGATAAGGTAGTAGCATATACCCGTATTTTTAAGCCAGGTGATTATTTTGACCAAGCTAGTATAGGTAGAGTGGCGGTGCACAAAGAATATAGAAAATTTGGTTATGGAAAAATTATAATGCAAGCCTCTATTAAAGTTGTTGAAGAACAGTTTAATATAAATGAAATAAAAATTTCAGCTCAAAAATACCTTACCAAGTTTTATACTGACTTAGGTTTTAAATCAACGGGAGAGGAGTATTTAGAAGATGGTATACCACATATAGCAATGATCAAAAGATAA
- the rpiB gene encoding ribose 5-phosphate isomerase B: MKIAIGNDHAGTEYKLAIIGLLKSKQIEVINYGTDGTDSVDYPDFAHPVALDVENGTADFGILICGSGNGANMTANKQQNVRAALCWTKEITKLAREHNDANILCLPARYIALPQALEMVSTFLNTSFDGGRHERRIEKIPL; encoded by the coding sequence ATGAAAATAGCTATTGGTAACGACCACGCTGGTACAGAATACAAGTTAGCTATTATAGGTTTATTGAAATCTAAACAAATTGAAGTTATCAATTATGGTACAGATGGTACTGATAGCGTAGATTATCCAGATTTTGCACACCCTGTAGCGCTAGACGTTGAAAATGGTACGGCAGATTTCGGTATTTTAATCTGTGGCAGTGGTAATGGGGCTAATATGACCGCTAATAAACAACAAAATGTAAGAGCTGCTCTTTGTTGGACAAAAGAAATCACCAAATTGGCAAGAGAACATAATGATGCAAATATATTATGTCTACCCGCAAGATATATTGCACTACCACAAGCACTTGAAATGGTATCCACCTTTTTAAACACTTCTTTTGATGGCGGTAGGCATGAACGTAGAATTGAAAAGATTCCATTATAA